The segment CGGTCGGCCCAGTCTGGCGGAACTCGCCCTCCACACATCCGCCGAGGGTCAGCTTTCCTTCCTCCACGGAGCCCACTGTAAATCCGCCGCAGCGCTCGATGAGCGCCATACGCAGCTCTTCATGGAACCAGATGACCTTGCCAAGCACTGCGCACACCTCGTGACGCCGGTCGGGAACCCGGCCAATTCTCTGTGTCGTCCATTTTTCCCAGCAGTTGAATAAGCCACCCTTCACATTGGTGAAAAGGCTCGACTTTTTCCGGTGTTCAATCGCGTCGGCTGTTGGTAAATACATCCGTGTCCAATGCCCACCACGCCGCTCGCCATGCCATCGCTTGACGTGACAGACCCTCGTTACATGCAGATTCTGACTGGCCTCACGGCGGACCTGCGACGCGCGCGTTTGGCACTCGAGCGTGGCCAGCTGACGCAGGCCCTCGCCCACACCTTGTCCATCGAGCACGTTGCGGCCTTGGCGGGAATGACTGATGTCGGGGCTTTGTCCGCCGGCCTCAATCACGCCATTCTTGAGGCGGCCGAGGGAAGCCCGGCGGTGCTCATGCTCGCCGTCGACCGGCTGGCGCTCGCGCTCCAGGGGTATCTCGATGAAGGGTCGACCCCGCCCGCAGCCATCGAGGCGACGCCGGCAGCCGGCCAAGCGTCCGACTGACCCGCAGCCCACGCCCCGTCCCCTGCAGAGGAGCATATCGTGTGGGCGGCCACATGGTAGGGCAGGCGGGACCTCCTGAAGCGCGCGCCTTCGTCAGCTGATGCCCGTGGGCCCGTCGAGAACGAAGCGAATCTTCCGGAGGAGGTCCATCCGGGAGTACGGTTTGTTCAGCACGTCAAAAGCGATGCCTCCCGCATCCGACCGCTGCACGGACTGCGAGGCATACCCCGTCGTCAGCAGGACCTTGATTGTCGGTCGGATGGCGCGCGCCTTTCGCGCCAACGCCACACCGTTGAGGTCGCCGGGCATGACAATATCGGTAAAGAGCACGTCAAACCCGTCGTCTTGCTCGAGTTGCCTGAGCGCCTCTTCCGGGTCGCTGAGCGACACCACGTCGTACCCATGCGACTCAAGAATCGTGTGGGCAAGTTCGGCCAGGTCATGGCGGTCGTCGACAACCAGCACACGCTCATGGCCGGACCGGTCCGATGCGCGGTCAATGCGGCTGACCTGTGGAACGCTCCGCCCGTCATCGACTTCGACGGCCACGGGAAAGTACATCGTTACCGTTGTCCCCTCGCCTTCTTTCGACGTCAGACCCACCGCGCCGCCTGATTGCTTTGCAAAGCCATAGACCATCGACAAGCCAAGGCCAGTGCCCTTGCCTTCGTCCTTGGTGGTAAAAAACGGATCCATCACACGGGATGCAATCTCCGGCGGCATGCCTGTGCCGTTGTCAACGACGTCGATGGCGACGTACTCACCACCCCGCGTCGAGAGCTCGCCGAGGTTGTTGACTTCAAGCGGCGTGGCATTGCGCGCACGGATGATGAGGCGCTTGCCAGGTCGTCCGTCCATCGCGTCCCGCGCATTGATGGCCACGTTGAGCAGGGCCACTTCCAGCTGGGTGGGGTCCAGGCGTGCATTGCGGGTGGCCGGGGAGAGCTCGAGGTCGAGGACAATGTCAGACCCTATCGAGCGTCCCAGCATGTCTTGCATGTCGGCCACGACCTGATTGGGATTGACCACACGGCCCTGCAGCGTCTGTTTGCGCGAGAACGCAAGGAGCTGGGACGTCAAGGTCGAAGCGCGCTTGATACCGGCCTTTGCGCCCCCGATGAAGCGCAGGAGTTTTTCCCGGTCCGGGTCCGGCCGGGCCAAGCCGGCCTCGACCGATTCAACGTAGCCAATCATCAACTGCAACAGGTTGTTGAAGTCGTGCGCGATGCCACCGGTCAACTGGCCGAGCGCTTCCATCTTCTGCGCCTGGCGGAGTGCGTCTTCTGCATCGCGCCTGCGGCTGACGTCCAGCTGGGATGCGAAAAAGTACACCACCTCCCCATTCCCGTCATAGACAGGGGAGATAAAGAGCGCGTTCCAGAACGTGCTGCCATCTTTCCGGTAGTTGAGAATTTCGGTGGCAATTTCCTGATTGGCAGCCACAGCGTCACGGATGGTAGAGATGGTCACCCGGTCAGTGCCCGGCCCCTGCAAAAGGCGGCAGTTGTTGCCGATGAGCTCCTCGTTTGTGTAACCGGTCATGCGCAGGAAGGCAGGATTGACGAAGATAATGGGATTGTCGGCCTTCCTCGGGTCGGTGACGATCATCGGCATACGCGTCGTTGAAACGGCCGCGAAAAAGATGTCGCTGCCGGGGTGGTCGACGCCCTGGTAATCAATCCGGGTCGGCACGCGCGATGTCGGTTCAGCCATGGGCAGTTTCCTTGGTCGAGCCCCGCATTGTCAGGGCATGCATGGGAATGGTTGATGAAAGGCTCACCCACGCGTGTTCATCTTCACGCTGCCAAGTCATCGAGGGGCTGCATGCTGTGCGCCCCACCGCAAGGATGCTTGTCTGAACGCGCAACTGCTCCCTGCCCATACGACAACCCAACCACTGCGACCGGCTTACGATCAAGCCGTCCGCCTGAGGATTCGCGTTTCGGCCGTGTCTTCTGCCACACCAGCCCAAGGCACGCATGGCCGGCGGGCCTCGGTGTTCGAGCGGCTCGCCCTTGATGCTGCGGCCGAGGCATGCACCAGCTGGGGCGGAAACACGTCAACGCTGCAAACGGTCTTTGCCACCCATTCTGCCGATGCCGAGGCGGTCGACCGGTTGCTTGTTGCTGTCACCAGTTCCCCGGTGGCGGTCTCGCCGCTCACCTTCCTGCAGTCTGTCTCTTGCACCCTGGCTGGCAACTGGGCGACCCGCACCCAAAACCACGCTGCATCGACGACAGTGACGGCGGGGCCCTATACCCTGGGTGCGGCCCTGTTTGACGCGGCCGTCCACGTGGCGTGCGAGGAGCGCCCGTGCCTCCTGGTCTTCGCCGAAGTCCCGCCCCCGCCGCCCTTGTCCATGCCCGGGCATACCACAGCGCCCTGTGCTGTCGCGGTTGTCCTCTCGCCGATATCGGGAACGGGCAGAGCCATCGAGCTTGCGCACGTTGGTACGCAGCTCGGCCCCCGACAACCGGCAGCGGCCATCGACTCCCTGCGTGCAGTCCTCACGGGCTCCGCACGGCTGGCCACCCTGGCAGCAGGACCGTCATCGCACGTCGCCATCCAAGCGCCCTGTGCAAGCGTCATCGGGCATGTCTGAAAAGGCTCGAATACGACGGCTGCGTCATCGGCTATCCCGTGCCGGTCTTGCGACGCGATGACCTTACGCGATGGCGTCCGGGGTGACGCGGTCAAGCCATCCACGAGGAC is part of the Luteibacter pinisoli genome and harbors:
- a CDS encoding histidine kinase famiy protein, which encodes MAEPTSRVPTRIDYQGVDHPGSDIFFAAVSTTRMPMIVTDPRKADNPIIFVNPAFLRMTGYTNEELIGNNCRLLQGPGTDRVTISTIRDAVAANQEIATEILNYRKDGSTFWNALFISPVYDGNGEVVYFFASQLDVSRRRDAEDALRQAQKMEALGQLTGGIAHDFNNLLQLMIGYVESVEAGLARPDPDREKLLRFIGGAKAGIKRASTLTSQLLAFSRKQTLQGRVVNPNQVVADMQDMLGRSIGSDIVLDLELSPATRNARLDPTQLEVALLNVAINARDAMDGRPGKRLIIRARNATPLEVNNLGELSTRGGEYVAIDVVDNGTGMPPEIASRVMDPFFTTKDEGKGTGLGLSMVYGFAKQSGGAVGLTSKEGEGTTVTMYFPVAVEVDDGRSVPQVSRIDRASDRSGHERVLVVDDRHDLAELAHTILESHGYDVVSLSDPEEALRQLEQDDGFDVLFTDIVMPGDLNGVALARKARAIRPTIKVLLTTGYASQSVQRSDAGGIAFDVLNKPYSRMDLLRKIRFVLDGPTGIS
- a CDS encoding beta-ketoacyl synthase chain length factor: MFIFTLPSHRGAACCAPHRKDACLNAQLLPAHTTTQPLRPAYDQAVRLRIRVSAVSSATPAQGTHGRRASVFERLALDAAAEACTSWGGNTSTLQTVFATHSADAEAVDRLLVAVTSSPVAVSPLTFLQSVSCTLAGNWATRTQNHAASTTVTAGPYTLGAALFDAAVHVACEERPCLLVFAEVPPPPPLSMPGHTTAPCAVAVVLSPISGTGRAIELAHVGTQLGPRQPAAAIDSLRAVLTGSARLATLAAGPSSHVAIQAPCASVIGHV